One genomic segment of Pseudomonas sp. p1(2021b) includes these proteins:
- a CDS encoding fimbrial protein, translating into MKKTFMALAFGLASISAFADDGIGEVRFIGSIKDGGTCPIDVTPVGSTTPGTVFLGSNIRPTDFKAIGDATTPVNFQLKIDDSGACDLTGGGKTVKFTFTAQNGVEGATGNLFGIQKAIDAAENIAVGITDRNGTSVTSGIPTADYRISDTEKAFDFSARLVATHATVKPGPIVSEVGITAEIK; encoded by the coding sequence ATGAAAAAAACATTCATGGCCCTGGCCTTTGGATTGGCCAGCATCAGTGCGTTCGCCGATGATGGAATCGGCGAAGTACGCTTCATCGGCAGCATTAAAGACGGCGGCACCTGCCCGATTGATGTAACGCCAGTAGGAAGTACCACCCCAGGCACTGTATTTCTGGGCTCGAACATCCGTCCCACAGATTTCAAGGCCATCGGCGATGCGACAACGCCTGTTAACTTCCAGCTGAAAATTGACGACTCCGGTGCCTGTGATCTCACCGGCGGGGGCAAAACGGTCAAATTTACATTCACTGCCCAAAATGGTGTCGAGGGGGCAACAGGGAATCTGTTTGGCATACAAAAAGCCATCGATGCAGCGGAAAACATAGCAGTAGGAATCACCGACCGAAATGGCACCTCCGTTACTTCGGGTATACCAACCGCAGATTATAGAATTTCGGACACTGAAAAGGCATTTGACTTCTCGGCACGGCTCGTTGCTACCCACGCCACGGTAAAACCGGGCCCCATCGTTTCCGAAGTCGGCATCACCGCAGAAATCAAATAA
- a CDS encoding DUF2062 domain-containing protein, giving the protein MPRRLFKRYMPDPTSIREHKSLRFFGKLLHDPNLWHLNRHSVARAMGVGLFAALIPMPMQMLLAASLAIPLRGNLPIAVSLVWLTNPLTMPPVFFVTYMTGAWLMQVPPRSLPDEITVQWVTDQLSTIWQPFLLGSVVCGLVLGAVAYFATMLYWRWWVGRQWRRRKAERGSGAHAAAADQQAHAQHVEHRGGHQHEGDRRANTDIRHP; this is encoded by the coding sequence ATGCCTCGCCGTCTCTTCAAACGCTACATGCCGGATCCGACCAGCATTCGGGAACACAAGTCCTTACGCTTTTTCGGCAAATTGCTGCATGACCCGAACCTCTGGCACCTGAACCGCCATTCGGTGGCGCGGGCCATGGGCGTGGGCCTGTTCGCGGCGCTCATTCCCATGCCCATGCAGATGCTACTCGCTGCAAGCCTGGCCATTCCCCTGCGGGGCAACCTGCCGATCGCGGTCAGCCTGGTCTGGCTGACCAACCCGCTGACCATGCCACCGGTGTTCTTCGTCACCTACATGACCGGTGCCTGGCTGATGCAGGTGCCGCCACGCAGCCTGCCCGACGAAATCACCGTGCAATGGGTCACCGACCAACTGTCGACGATCTGGCAACCCTTCCTGCTCGGCTCCGTGGTCTGCGGCCTGGTACTGGGCGCAGTGGCCTATTTCGCCACCATGCTGTACTGGCGCTGGTGGGTGGGCCGGCAGTGGCGCCGGCGCAAGGCGGAGCGTGGCTCAGGCGCGCATGCCGCGGCCGCTGACCAGCAGGCGCACGCACAGCACGTAGAGCACCGCGGTGGCCACCAGCATGAAGGTGATCGCCGTGCCAATACGGATATCCGACACCCCTAG
- a CDS encoding acyl-CoA dehydrogenase, whose product MLLLWLVLLVVGAAYLTHRRLAPLRIIGAVALYVLAMGIWSDCPGWLLAVLWLVLASKAAFLVLHDWRRKLFTEPVFRWFQRTLPPMSRTEREAIDAGTVWWDGQLFSGRPDWNTLLGYPAPALSDEEQAFIDGPTETLCAMVSDWQIGQDLDLPPQAWAYIKEQGFFALIIPKEYGGKGFSAYAHSQVAMKLATRSGDLASTVMVPNSLGPAELLLHYGTEAQRNHYLPRLARGEEIPCFALTGPLAGSDAGAMPDTGVVCKGQWQGEEVIGLRLNWEKRYITLGPVATLLGLAFKAHDPDHLLGEEEDLGISLALIPTDLPGVEIGKRHLPLGAAFMNGPNSGKDVFIPLDFLIGGQAMLGKGWMMLMNCLSVGRSISLPAVGTGAAKYTSLVTGQYANLREQFNVPLAAFEGIQESLARIGGNAWLMDSARLLTALAVDLGEKPSVLSAILKYHLTERGRECIQHAMDVHGGKGIIMGPNNYLARNWLGAPIFITVEGANILSRNLMIFGQGAIRCHPFVLDEMALAARPDQAQALREFDDLLMKHILFAAGNAASTWVLGLGLGHFEKVPGDALSQGYFRALNRQAAAFALLADLSMMLLGGALKRRERLSARLGDVLSYLYLSSAALKRYHELGSPEHMQPLLRWALEESLGQAEHALDRLLDNFPNRFIGCALRVLVFPFGRRHTGPSDELDAEVAALIGRSKGDPALEELLAGCMRPSAEGDPVAALQRACDLLEACAPLHKAVHEAIKDGRVRPAPGQSAIDAAVGAGVLQADEGQRLHQAEAARRRVIDVDAFDKEALQAVPDKVR is encoded by the coding sequence ATGTTGCTGTTGTGGTTGGTACTACTGGTGGTCGGCGCGGCGTACCTCACGCACAGGCGCCTGGCGCCGCTACGGATCATCGGGGCCGTGGCGTTGTACGTGCTGGCGATGGGCATCTGGAGCGACTGCCCAGGCTGGCTGCTGGCCGTGCTGTGGCTGGTGCTGGCCAGCAAAGCCGCCTTCCTGGTACTGCACGACTGGCGCCGCAAGCTGTTCACCGAACCGGTGTTCCGCTGGTTCCAGCGCACCCTGCCGCCGATGTCACGCACAGAGCGCGAGGCGATCGACGCAGGCACCGTGTGGTGGGACGGCCAGTTGTTCAGCGGCCGCCCAGACTGGAACACCTTGCTTGGCTACCCGGCACCCGCGCTTTCCGACGAAGAGCAAGCCTTCATCGATGGCCCCACCGAGACCCTCTGCGCGATGGTCAGTGACTGGCAGATCGGCCAGGACCTGGACCTGCCGCCACAGGCCTGGGCCTACATCAAAGAGCAGGGTTTCTTCGCCCTGATCATTCCGAAGGAATACGGCGGCAAAGGCTTCTCGGCCTATGCCCATTCCCAGGTGGCCATGAAACTGGCCACCCGCAGTGGCGACCTGGCCTCCACGGTGATGGTGCCCAACTCCCTCGGCCCGGCCGAACTGCTGTTGCACTACGGCACCGAGGCGCAACGCAACCATTACCTGCCGCGGCTGGCGCGTGGCGAGGAGATCCCCTGCTTCGCCCTCACAGGCCCCCTGGCAGGCTCCGACGCGGGCGCCATGCCCGACACCGGCGTGGTGTGCAAAGGCCAATGGCAAGGCGAAGAAGTCATCGGCCTGCGCCTGAACTGGGAGAAGCGCTACATCACCCTAGGCCCGGTGGCGACCTTGCTCGGCCTGGCGTTCAAGGCCCATGACCCGGACCATCTGCTTGGCGAAGAAGAAGACCTGGGCATCAGCCTGGCACTGATCCCCACCGACCTCCCCGGCGTTGAGATCGGCAAACGTCACCTGCCCCTGGGCGCTGCGTTCATGAACGGGCCCAACAGCGGCAAGGACGTGTTCATCCCCCTGGACTTCCTGATCGGCGGCCAGGCCATGCTCGGCAAGGGCTGGATGATGCTGATGAACTGCCTGTCGGTGGGGCGCTCCATCTCGCTGCCGGCGGTGGGCACCGGCGCGGCCAAGTACACGAGCCTTGTGACTGGGCAGTACGCCAACCTGCGCGAGCAGTTCAACGTGCCGCTGGCGGCCTTCGAAGGCATCCAGGAGTCCCTGGCCCGCATCGGTGGCAACGCCTGGCTGATGGACAGCGCACGCCTGCTCACCGCCCTGGCGGTGGACCTGGGCGAGAAACCCTCGGTGCTGTCGGCCATCCTCAAGTACCACCTCACCGAACGCGGCCGCGAATGCATCCAGCACGCCATGGACGTGCACGGCGGCAAGGGCATCATCATGGGCCCGAACAACTACCTGGCGCGCAATTGGCTGGGCGCACCGATCTTCATCACCGTGGAAGGGGCCAACATTCTTTCGCGCAACCTGATGATCTTCGGCCAGGGTGCCATTCGTTGCCATCCGTTCGTGCTCGACGAAATGGCCCTCGCCGCTCGCCCGGACCAGGCGCAGGCCCTTCGGGAGTTCGACGACCTATTGATGAAGCACATCCTGTTCGCCGCAGGCAACGCTGCCAGCACCTGGGTACTCGGGCTGGGCCTGGGCCACTTCGAGAAGGTGCCGGGGGATGCGCTGAGCCAAGGGTACTTCCGCGCCCTGAACCGCCAGGCCGCGGCCTTCGCCTTGCTGGCCGACCTGTCGATGATGCTCCTGGGCGGGGCGCTCAAGCGCCGTGAACGGCTCAGCGCCCGCTTGGGTGATGTACTGAGCTACCTGTACCTGAGCTCGGCGGCGCTCAAGCGCTACCACGAGCTGGGCTCGCCCGAGCATATGCAGCCTTTGCTGCGCTGGGCCCTTGAGGAAAGCCTGGGCCAGGCCGAACATGCCCTGGACCGGCTGCTCGACAACTTCCCCAACCGCTTCATCGGCTGTGCCCTGCGCGTGCTGGTGTTCCCCTTCGGCCGCCGCCATACCGGCCCGAGCGATGAACTGGACGCCGAAGTGGCAGCCCTGATCGGCCGCAGCAAAGGCGACCCGGCACTCGAAGAGCTGCTGGCCGGCTGCATGCGCCCCAGCGCGGAAGGCGACCCGGTGGCGGCATTGCAACGTGCCTGCGACCTGCTGGAAGCATGCGCCCCCTTGCACAAGGCCGTGCATGAGGCGATCAAGGACGGCAGGGTACGTCCCGCCCCCGGGCAATCGGCGATCGATGCGGCGGTCGGAGCCGGCGTGTTGCAGGCCGATGAAGGCCAACGCCTGCACCAGGCCGAGGCTGCGCGGCGGCGGGTCATCGATGTGGATGCGTTCGACAAGGAGGCTTTGCAGGCGGTACCGGACAAAGTGCGCTGA
- a CDS encoding fimbria/pilus outer membrane usher protein, whose translation MTLSHQSRAHSRLRCFCLLLIGVPSGAALANLLEPLPVEFQSGFFHQPGLNGDAAAAALQALANEHELGPGRYLVELQVNHTRVGQLELDFAMDPQHNRLRPCLSPALLEKQGLRLDALPDPALLEQPCLDLATAVPGARVDFDSAALRVTVSIPQIALRRELIGYIAPERWDSGITAAFVNYQVSTQQLDNRTQGRSSNYDLYLNSGLNFGDWRLRSSQAWRQDSDGARSWDRAYTYAQRDLPGTLGTFTLGETFTGSEVFRGVPILGARIATDLDMLPSTMRNYAPAISGVAQTRAKLEVLQNGYPIYSTYVSPGPYAIDDLSVGGTGELEVVLTEEDGQVRRFTQPYANIDNLLRSGAWRYTAALGRYNPAGDLDTPTLWQGTLAYGTPWHTTLYGGLMVSEGYLAHAVGIARDLGSLGALAFDVTHASSQFDSAADVQGQSYAMKYSKTFGTGTDLRFAGYRYSTEGYRDFDEWVSQRSHDPRFTGSRRSRLDTTIIQRLGTRSSFNLTFSQQDYWQRTDVERQFRLSFNTSHNKVNYGLHASQSLRTSRRGSARQVGLSISLPLDFGHSSTLYFDTQHSANGNRQRASVSGSDHDYRLSYNTSVSRDEQRRQALGLNLGYQTTSASLGAGVSVAPDYRSLSFNASGSLLAHADGIEFGPNLGDTIGLIEVPNTPGVGVQNASNARTNARGYALVPSLSPYKNNQLVLHTDQLSPDVEIDNGIAQVVPRRGAVVKHRFDARKVNRLVLTLRTPQGQPVPFGAQVSDDQGASLGIVGQGGVLMLPTTRTTQQVQVRWSEHPHAQCQLELDVADMPLNQGFRMQTLTCG comes from the coding sequence ATGACCCTCTCGCATCAAAGCCGTGCGCACTCGCGGCTGCGCTGTTTTTGCCTGCTGCTCATCGGCGTGCCAAGCGGCGCAGCACTGGCCAACCTGCTCGAGCCGCTACCTGTCGAGTTCCAGTCAGGATTTTTCCACCAGCCCGGCTTGAATGGCGATGCTGCGGCTGCCGCGCTCCAAGCCTTGGCCAATGAGCATGAACTCGGCCCAGGCCGCTATCTGGTGGAACTGCAGGTCAACCATACGCGGGTCGGGCAATTGGAGCTCGACTTCGCCATGGACCCACAACACAATCGGCTACGACCCTGTCTTTCACCAGCCTTGTTGGAAAAACAGGGCCTGCGCCTGGACGCCTTGCCCGACCCAGCCTTGCTAGAACAGCCGTGCCTCGACCTGGCCACCGCGGTCCCTGGTGCCCGGGTCGATTTCGACAGCGCGGCACTGCGAGTGACCGTGTCGATCCCACAAATCGCCCTGCGCCGGGAGCTCATCGGCTACATCGCCCCCGAACGCTGGGACAGCGGCATTACCGCCGCCTTCGTCAACTACCAAGTTTCGACCCAGCAGTTGGACAACCGTACCCAAGGCCGCTCCAGCAACTATGACCTGTATTTGAACAGTGGCCTCAACTTCGGCGATTGGCGCCTGCGCAGCAGCCAAGCCTGGCGCCAGGACAGCGACGGCGCACGCAGCTGGGACCGCGCCTATACCTATGCCCAGCGCGACCTGCCCGGTACCTTGGGCACCTTCACCCTGGGCGAGACATTCACCGGTAGTGAGGTCTTTCGTGGCGTACCGATACTGGGTGCCCGCATCGCGACCGACCTCGACATGCTGCCCAGCACGATGCGCAACTACGCCCCCGCCATCAGCGGCGTGGCGCAGACCCGGGCCAAGCTCGAGGTTTTGCAGAACGGTTACCCCATCTACTCCACCTACGTAAGCCCCGGCCCCTACGCCATCGACGACCTCAGCGTCGGCGGCACAGGTGAACTGGAAGTGGTACTGACCGAGGAAGATGGCCAAGTCCGGCGCTTCACCCAGCCCTACGCCAACATCGACAACCTGCTGCGCTCAGGCGCATGGCGCTACACGGCAGCGTTGGGCCGCTACAACCCGGCCGGCGACCTGGACACCCCCACACTCTGGCAAGGCACCCTGGCCTACGGTACGCCCTGGCACACCACGCTCTACGGTGGCTTGATGGTCAGCGAAGGCTACCTGGCCCACGCCGTCGGCATCGCCCGCGACCTGGGCAGCCTGGGCGCATTGGCATTCGACGTGACCCACGCCAGCAGCCAGTTCGACAGCGCCGCCGATGTGCAAGGCCAAAGCTATGCGATGAAATACAGCAAGACATTCGGCACCGGCACCGACCTGCGCTTCGCCGGCTATCGCTACTCGACCGAAGGCTACCGCGACTTCGATGAATGGGTCAGCCAGCGCAGCCATGACCCCCGTTTCACCGGCAGCCGTCGTAGCCGCCTGGATACCACGATTATCCAGCGCCTGGGCACACGCAGCTCGTTCAACCTGACGTTTTCCCAGCAGGACTACTGGCAGCGCACGGACGTGGAACGCCAGTTCCGCCTCTCCTTCAATACCTCCCACAACAAGGTCAACTATGGCCTGCATGCCTCGCAGTCGCTGCGCACCTCCAGGCGAGGCAGCGCTCGACAGGTGGGGCTGAGCATTTCCCTGCCCCTGGACTTCGGCCACAGCAGTACCCTGTATTTCGACACCCAGCACAGCGCCAACGGCAATCGCCAGCGCGCGAGCGTAAGCGGCAGCGACCACGACTACCGCCTCAGCTACAACACCAGCGTCAGCCGTGACGAGCAACGACGACAAGCCCTCGGCCTGAACCTGGGCTACCAGACGACCAGCGCCTCGCTGGGCGCCGGTGTCAGTGTCGCCCCCGACTATCGCAGCCTGTCGTTCAATGCCAGCGGATCGCTGCTGGCCCACGCCGATGGCATCGAGTTCGGCCCGAACCTTGGCGATACCATTGGCTTGATCGAAGTGCCGAACACCCCTGGCGTGGGTGTACAGAACGCTTCGAACGCGCGTACCAACGCACGCGGCTACGCCTTGGTGCCCAGCCTGAGCCCCTACAAGAACAACCAACTGGTCTTGCACACCGACCAGTTGAGCCCGGATGTGGAAATCGACAACGGTATCGCACAGGTGGTCCCGCGACGGGGGGCGGTGGTCAAGCACCGCTTCGATGCACGCAAGGTCAACCGCCTGGTACTGACCCTGCGCACCCCCCAAGGCCAGCCCGTGCCATTCGGCGCCCAGGTATCCGACGACCAAGGCGCATCGCTTGGCATCGTCGGCCAGGGCGGTGTGCTCATGCTACCGACCACCCGAACCACCCAGCAGGTCCAGGTGCGCTGGAGCGAGCACCCGCACGCCCAGTGCCAGCTCGAACTGGATGTGGCCGACATGCCACTGAACCAAGGGTTTCGCATGCAGACCCTGACCTGTGGATGA
- a CDS encoding PA2817 family protein, whose protein sequence is MANPHLEYHLQLLQHLRTILVALGEAEQVPEESHALFLERFDELLTLLPQDPLESQYLGQDLICQVIQRYPQIAHLVPRDLLWFFGGDCLHFMPDEELNLYQQLEDLRYEAEQNGEPFDWNQQKQLLSLPEQTPKH, encoded by the coding sequence ATGGCCAACCCGCACCTGGAATACCACCTGCAACTGCTCCAGCATCTGCGCACCATACTGGTGGCCCTGGGCGAGGCCGAGCAGGTACCGGAAGAGAGCCACGCCCTGTTCCTCGAGCGCTTCGACGAACTGCTCACCCTGTTGCCCCAGGACCCGCTGGAAAGCCAGTACCTGGGCCAGGACCTGATTTGCCAGGTGATCCAGCGCTACCCACAGATCGCACACCTGGTGCCCCGTGACCTGCTGTGGTTCTTCGGCGGCGATTGCCTGCACTTCATGCCTGACGAGGAGCTGAACCTCTACCAGCAACTCGAAGACCTGCGCTACGAGGCCGAGCAGAACGGGGAGCCTTTCGACTGGAACCAGCAAAAACAATTGCTGAGCCTGCCGGAACAAACGCCCAAGCACTGA
- a CDS encoding molecular chaperone, giving the protein MIIANPSTRTYAAQSWVNTKSDDTTTAVPFVTTPALSRLNPKKEQTVNVAALPNDLPTDRESLFFFNVQEIPEARPGERNVLNIALRTRIKLFYRPSQLTANPTELLKTLRFSIKPVNGQRHLHIHNPTPFHYTFSRLDLHSAKQQSPVPGVDMLSPMSEHSFPLPAGVLAKDLKVVLSIINDYGSNSAPLTLPVHKAP; this is encoded by the coding sequence GTGATCATTGCCAATCCAAGCACGCGTACCTATGCGGCACAATCCTGGGTCAATACAAAGTCCGACGACACAACGACCGCCGTGCCGTTCGTCACGACACCGGCCTTGTCTCGTCTCAATCCAAAAAAAGAGCAAACCGTAAACGTGGCTGCTCTGCCCAATGACTTACCCACTGATCGAGAATCACTGTTCTTTTTCAACGTGCAGGAAATTCCTGAAGCCCGACCGGGCGAACGTAATGTGCTTAATATCGCGTTACGCACTCGCATCAAGCTGTTCTATCGCCCCAGCCAGTTGACCGCTAACCCGACAGAACTCCTGAAGACACTGCGTTTTTCCATCAAACCGGTGAACGGCCAACGGCACTTGCACATACATAACCCCACGCCGTTTCACTACACCTTCAGCCGGCTGGATCTGCACAGTGCCAAACAACAGTCCCCCGTGCCCGGCGTCGACATGCTGTCGCCCATGAGCGAGCACAGTTTTCCCCTACCTGCTGGCGTACTGGCCAAAGACCTGAAGGTCGTGTTGTCGATCATCAACGATTACGGCAGCAACAGCGCTCCGTTGACCTTGCCCGTGCACAAGGCGCCCTGA
- a CDS encoding glutathione S-transferase: protein MLKIWGRKNSSNVRKALWIAHELGLDFESIDAGGAFGVVDEPHYRARNPNGLVPMLEDGDLVLWESNAIVRYLCAQYGRDRGWYLDDPRQRALADKWMDWTTSSFATPFRPLFWGLLRTPEAQRDWVAINAAQKQCAQLLSIADQALAQQPYLSGQAIGMGDIPLGSFIYAWFEMPIERPDMHHLRAWYERLRERPAYQAAVMTALT from the coding sequence ATGCTGAAGATCTGGGGCCGCAAGAATTCGAGCAATGTGCGCAAGGCACTGTGGATCGCCCATGAACTGGGCCTGGATTTCGAGTCGATCGACGCCGGCGGTGCCTTCGGCGTGGTCGACGAGCCCCACTACCGCGCCCGCAACCCCAACGGCCTGGTGCCCATGCTCGAGGACGGCGACCTGGTGCTGTGGGAGTCCAACGCCATCGTGCGCTACCTCTGCGCACAATACGGGCGCGACCGGGGCTGGTACCTGGACGACCCCCGCCAACGCGCCCTGGCGGACAAATGGATGGACTGGACCACCTCGTCCTTCGCCACGCCGTTTCGCCCGCTGTTCTGGGGCTTGCTGCGCACCCCCGAGGCGCAGCGCGACTGGGTGGCGATCAATGCCGCGCAAAAGCAATGCGCACAATTGCTGTCGATCGCCGACCAGGCCCTGGCGCAGCAGCCCTATCTCTCGGGCCAGGCAATCGGCATGGGCGACATCCCGCTGGGCAGCTTCATCTACGCCTGGTTCGAGATGCCCATCGAGCGCCCGGACATGCATCACCTGCGCGCCTGGTACGAGCGCCTGCGCGAGCGGCCGGCCTACCAGGCGGCGGTGATGACGGCATTGACCTGA
- a CDS encoding ABC transporter permease, with product MSVELRTNWVALNTIVYREVRRFLRIWPQTLLPPAITMVLYFVIFGNLIGRQIGDMGGFTYMEYIVPGLIMMSVITNSYGNVVSSFFGSKFQRSIEELMVSPVSPHTILVGYVLGGVLRGLAVGVIVTLLSLFFTHLQVHHLGVTVVVVLLTATIFSLLGFVNAVFARNFDDISIIPTFVLTPLTYLGGVFYSINLLPPFWQTVSLANPVLHMVNSFRYGILGVSDIRIGTAITFMLVATAVLYVLCVRLLVSGRGMRA from the coding sequence ATGAGTGTGGAACTGCGTACCAACTGGGTGGCCCTGAACACCATCGTCTACCGCGAAGTGCGGCGCTTCCTGCGTATCTGGCCGCAGACCCTGCTGCCGCCGGCGATCACCATGGTCCTGTACTTCGTGATCTTCGGTAACCTGATCGGCCGGCAGATCGGCGACATGGGCGGCTTCACTTACATGGAGTACATCGTGCCGGGGCTGATCATGATGTCGGTGATCACCAATTCCTATGGCAACGTGGTCTCGAGCTTCTTCGGCAGCAAGTTCCAGCGCTCGATCGAGGAGCTGATGGTCTCGCCGGTGTCGCCGCACACGATCCTCGTGGGCTATGTGCTCGGTGGTGTGTTGCGTGGCCTGGCGGTTGGGGTGATCGTGACCCTCCTGTCATTGTTCTTCACCCACTTGCAGGTGCACCACCTGGGCGTGACCGTGGTGGTGGTGCTGTTGACTGCGACGATCTTCTCGCTGCTGGGCTTCGTCAACGCCGTGTTCGCACGCAACTTCGACGATATATCCATCATCCCGACCTTCGTGCTGACACCGCTGACCTACCTGGGCGGGGTGTTCTACTCGATCAACCTGCTGCCGCCGTTCTGGCAGACCGTGTCGCTGGCAAATCCGGTGCTGCACATGGTCAACTCGTTCCGCTACGGCATCCTAGGGGTGTCGGATATCCGTATTGGCACGGCGATCACCTTCATGCTGGTGGCCACCGCGGTGCTCTACGTGCTGTGCGTGCGCCTGCTGGTCAGCGGCCGCGGCATGCGCGCCTGA
- a CDS encoding ABC transporter ATP-binding protein — protein sequence MSSALSIRQLTKTYGNGFQALKGIDLDVSEGDFFALLGPNGAGKSTTIGILSTLVNKTSGTVNVFGHDLDREPAALKRCLGVVPQEFNFNQFEKTFDIVVTQAGYYGIPAKQAKERAEQYLTQLGLWDKRDVQSRSLSGGMKRRLMIARALIHEPRLLILDEPTAGVDIELRRSMWSFLTELNQKGITIILTTHYLEEAEQLCRNIGIIDHGTIVENTSMRKLLGKLHVETFVLDLKQDLPQAPVLQGYPCRLITPHTLEVQVDKDMGITALFGQLALQNIEVQSLRNKTNRLEELFVSLVEKNLSKVAV from the coding sequence ATGAGTTCCGCCCTGTCCATACGACAGCTGACCAAGACCTACGGCAACGGCTTCCAGGCCCTCAAGGGCATCGACCTGGACGTTTCCGAAGGTGACTTCTTCGCCTTGCTCGGCCCCAATGGCGCCGGCAAGTCCACCACCATCGGCATCCTCTCGACCCTGGTGAACAAGACCAGCGGCACGGTGAACGTGTTCGGCCACGACCTGGACCGCGAGCCGGCGGCGCTCAAGCGCTGCCTGGGCGTGGTGCCCCAGGAGTTCAACTTCAACCAGTTCGAGAAGACCTTCGATATCGTCGTCACCCAGGCCGGCTACTACGGTATCCCGGCCAAGCAGGCCAAGGAGCGCGCCGAGCAGTACCTGACCCAGCTGGGCCTGTGGGACAAGCGCGACGTGCAGTCGCGTTCGTTGTCCGGCGGCATGAAGCGCCGGCTGATGATCGCCCGGGCGTTGATCCACGAGCCGCGCCTGCTGATCCTCGACGAGCCCACCGCCGGGGTGGACATCGAGCTGCGCCGTTCGATGTGGAGCTTCCTCACCGAGCTCAACCAGAAAGGCATCACCATCATCCTGACCACCCACTACCTCGAGGAAGCCGAGCAGCTGTGCCGCAATATCGGCATCATCGACCACGGCACCATCGTCGAGAACACCAGCATGCGCAAGCTGCTGGGCAAGCTGCACGTAGAGACCTTCGTGCTCGACCTCAAGCAGGACCTGCCCCAGGCACCGGTGCTGCAGGGCTACCCGTGCCGCCTGATCACCCCGCATACCCTTGAGGTGCAGGTGGACAAGGACATGGGCATCACCGCGCTGTTCGGCCAGCTGGCCCTGCAGAACATCGAAGTGCAGAGCCTGCGCAACAAGACCAACCGACTCGAGGAGCTGTTCGTGTCCCTGGTGGAAAAAAACCTGTCGAAGGTGGCGGTATGA
- a CDS encoding fimbrial protein, which produces MNRPVALLLPALLMTLGHAPLAMADRDCQLEGGQLSYEYTLPDILNVDANLSPGETIGVVQNANLLPATGTKYTCENDDDKNLIHLTVETLTGLSTVPGPGGVRVMKTNVDGIGVAVQLGNPFTGTANNYFKPTDNSYVPFTGTLGNTGTAKMELTRLLHRIQLVKIGDIAPGVHYINTPLFKASTSIGGQFMDYRLTSRVISNPCTIPKTSNPADVQLKTWPKSEFTSIGHTTASTDFAIELTNCESDPTNTTRVTIKLEGIDGSNPLPGTPDGVFSLTTDSDAEGVGIQILKGDGTSMPLGIEEDMADLAKGTTRLAFKAHYYQTLPPDKIKAGSAKGALKFTISYR; this is translated from the coding sequence ATGAATCGACCCGTCGCCCTGTTATTGCCAGCACTGCTGATGACGCTCGGGCACGCCCCACTTGCCATGGCCGATCGCGACTGCCAATTGGAAGGTGGTCAACTCAGCTATGAATACACGCTTCCCGATATCCTCAATGTCGACGCCAACCTGAGTCCCGGCGAAACAATTGGTGTCGTTCAGAACGCCAACCTGCTACCCGCGACAGGTACGAAATACACCTGTGAGAATGACGACGACAAGAACCTCATACACTTGACCGTCGAGACGCTGACCGGGCTGTCAACCGTCCCCGGTCCTGGAGGCGTGCGGGTAATGAAAACCAATGTAGATGGCATTGGCGTCGCCGTGCAGCTCGGTAACCCGTTTACCGGGACAGCAAACAACTATTTCAAACCGACCGACAACAGCTATGTCCCGTTCACGGGTACCCTTGGAAACACCGGAACGGCCAAGATGGAGCTCACGAGACTGCTCCACAGGATTCAACTGGTCAAGATTGGCGACATCGCACCGGGTGTGCACTACATCAACACCCCGTTGTTCAAAGCCAGCACAAGCATCGGCGGCCAGTTCATGGACTACCGGTTGACCAGCCGCGTGATCAGTAACCCCTGCACGATTCCCAAGACCTCCAACCCAGCCGATGTGCAGCTGAAAACCTGGCCGAAATCGGAGTTCACGAGCATTGGGCATACCACCGCCTCGACGGATTTCGCGATCGAATTGACCAACTGCGAAAGCGACCCTACGAACACGACGCGCGTCACCATCAAACTGGAGGGTATCGACGGGTCGAACCCACTACCTGGTACGCCAGATGGGGTATTCAGCCTCACCACCGATTCCGACGCCGAAGGCGTTGGCATACAGATTCTCAAAGGCGACGGAACCTCGATGCCGCTGGGGATCGAAGAAGACATGGCCGACTTGGCCAAAGGCACCACTCGCCTCGCCTTCAAGGCCCACTATTACCAGACGCTGCCCCCCGACAAAATCAAGGCGGGCTCGGCAAAGGGCGCATTGAAGTTCACCATCAGCTATCGATAA